A section of the Lepus europaeus isolate LE1 chromosome 10, mLepTim1.pri, whole genome shotgun sequence genome encodes:
- the SLC52A3 gene encoding solute carrier family 52, riboflavin transporter, member 3 — protein MAFLVHLLVCTFGMGSWVAINGLWVELPLLVTELPEAWNLPSYLTVIIQLANVGPLLVTLLHRFRPGCLSEVPVILAVLGLGTVTCVLMAFLWNVTSWVQGGRHSVAFMVLTFCLALVDCTSSVTFLPFMSRLPASYLTTFFVGEGLSGLLPALVALAQGSGLTVCVNVTDTPGPGTSSPVTAEDNSITQGAHSTSALSSALPAASRGHLQSRYLPARFSPLLFFLLLALMMAGCLVAFLLLQRRPRCPETSIEELLSSEVTLHSIRPRDEKGRGPPGLADSSKGSGREEEPCITPRATQLVFIYTLVAFVNALTNSVLPAVQTYSCLSYGTVAYHLSATLSSMANPLACFLSMFLPNRSLLFLGVLAVLGTGFGAYNMAMAVMSPCPVMQGHWAGEVLIVVSWVLFAGCLSYVKVMLGVILRDRSRSALLWCGAAVQLGSLLGALLMFPLVNVFGFFSSADSCSLQCSA, from the exons CTGCTGGTGACGGAGCTGCCCGAGGCCTGGAACCTGCCCTCCTACCTCACGGTGATCATCCAGCTGGCCAACGTCGGCCCCCTCCTCGTCACCCTGCTGCACCGCTTCCGGCCCGGCTGCCTCTCCGAGGTGCCCGTCATCTTGGCCGTGCTGGGGCTGGGCACCGTCACCTGCGTCCTCATGGCCTTCCTCTGGAACGTGACCTCCTGGGTGCAGGGCGGCCGGCACAGCGTCGCCTTCATGGTCCTcaccttctgcctggccctggtggACTGCACCTCCTCCGTCACCTTCCTGCCCTTCATGAGCCGGCTGCCCGCCTCCTACCTCACCACCTTCTTCGTGGGCGAAGGGCTCAGCGGCCTCCTGCCTGCACTGGTGGCACTCGCCCAGGGCTCAGGTCTCACTGTCTGCGTCAATGTCACGGACACACCAGGCCCGGGCACCTCAAGCCCTGTGACTGCCGAGGACAACAGCATCACGCAG ggagccCACAGCACTTCTGCGTTGTCGTCCGCCCTgcccgctgcctcccggggccaCCTGCAAAGCCGCTACCTCCCGGCCCGCTTCTCGCCCCTGCTCTTCTTCCTGCTGCTGGCCCTCATGATGGCCGGCTGCCTCGTCGCCTTCTtgctcctgcagcgccggccccggtgCCCCGAGACCTCCATCGAGGAGCTCCTCAGCTCCGAGGTGACCCTGCACTCCATCCGGCCGCGGGATGAGAAGGGCCGGGGCCCGCCAGGCCTGGCGGACAGCAGCAAGGGCTCGGGGCGCGAAGAGGAGCCGTGCATCACGCCACGGGCCACTCAGCTGGTCTTCATCTACACGCTGGTGGCCTTCGTCAACGCCCTCACCAACAGCGTGCTGCCGGCCGTGCAGACCTACTCCTGCCTGAGCTACGGGACTGTCGCCTACCACCTGTCTGCCACGCTCAGCTCCATGGCCAACCCGCTCGCCTGCTTCCTCTCCATGTTCTTGCCTAACAG GTCTCTGCTGTTCCTGGGGGTCCTCGCAGTGCTGGGCACCGGCTTTGGGGCCTACAACATGGCCATGGCAGTGATGAGCCCCTGCCCCGTCATGCAGGGCCACTGGGCGGGGGAAGTCCTCATT GTGGTCTCGTGGGTGCTCTTCGCGGGTTGCCTCAGCTACGTCAAGGTGATGTTGGGCGTGATCCTGCGCGACCGCAGCCGCAGCGCCCTCTTGTGGTGCGGGGCGGCGGTGCAGCTGGGCTCGCTGCTCGGAGCGCTGCTCATGTTCCCGCTGGTCAACGTCTTCGGGTTCTTCTCGTCCGCGGACTCCTGCAGCCTACAGTGCTCcgcctag